Proteins encoded together in one Acidobacteriota bacterium window:
- a CDS encoding hydantoinase B/oxoprolinase family protein, which produces MAKRIHPVRLEVYRHLLTSVPEEMGTALHRTAYSSNVRERRDYSCALFDSKAQLVAMGDHMPVHLGSMPMSVQAALDHEPLQPGDVVILNDPFAGGTHLPDLTMVAPVFEPSDGFVHPVFYVAVRAHHADVGGMSPGSMPLSRDVFQEGIRVPPSKLYRRGRLNVDLLRLLLSNVRTPLEREGDLAAQVGSLRVGDKRLRVLVEKNGRPEVEKYCRALQDYSAKIMRQTIRRIPDGRYSAEDLLDEAGPGEGPEPVPIRVSVRVAGHSMKIDFAGSAPQMPGCLNAVGAVTRSAVYYVLRCLAPDYAPASAGLMRSVRVLTPKGSVVDARFPAATAGGNVETSQRIVDVLLRALAQALPERIPAASSGTMNNITIGGLHPGTGKPFSYYETIGGGMGAGPAGHGTSGVHTHMTNSLNTPIEALEYDFPLRVREYRLRYGSGAKGRYRGGDGIVRTLEALTDCTTTILSERRVNPPYGLNGGETGKKGRNYLVVRGRRKNLAGKVSLQLSPGQAVRIETPGGGGWGSKEGRKPKTGEGKE; this is translated from the coding sequence GTGGCGAAACGCATCCATCCTGTCCGGCTGGAGGTCTACCGGCATCTCCTGACCTCGGTCCCCGAGGAGATGGGGACGGCGCTCCACCGGACCGCCTATTCTTCCAACGTCCGGGAGCGCCGCGACTATTCCTGCGCGCTCTTCGACTCGAAGGCGCAACTGGTGGCCATGGGGGACCACATGCCGGTCCATCTCGGCTCCATGCCCATGTCGGTCCAGGCGGCGCTCGACCATGAACCCCTGCAGCCGGGCGACGTGGTGATCCTCAACGACCCCTTCGCCGGGGGGACCCATCTTCCCGATCTCACCATGGTGGCGCCGGTGTTCGAACCCTCGGACGGGTTCGTCCACCCCGTCTTCTACGTGGCCGTTCGCGCCCATCACGCGGACGTGGGGGGAATGTCCCCCGGCTCCATGCCCCTGAGCCGGGACGTCTTCCAGGAGGGAATCCGGGTGCCGCCGTCCAAGCTCTACCGGCGGGGCCGATTGAACGTCGACCTGCTCCGCCTGCTCCTCAGCAACGTCCGCACGCCCTTGGAGCGGGAAGGGGATCTGGCCGCCCAGGTGGGGTCGCTGAGAGTCGGCGACAAGCGATTGCGGGTGCTGGTCGAAAAGAACGGCAGGCCTGAGGTGGAAAAGTACTGCCGGGCCCTCCAGGACTATTCGGCGAAGATCATGCGGCAAACCATTCGCCGGATTCCGGACGGACGCTACTCGGCCGAGGACCTGCTGGATGAGGCGGGCCCCGGGGAGGGACCGGAGCCGGTCCCGATTCGCGTCAGCGTCCGGGTCGCCGGACATTCCATGAAGATCGATTTTGCCGGATCGGCCCCCCAGATGCCCGGCTGCCTCAACGCCGTCGGAGCCGTCACCCGGTCCGCCGTCTACTACGTCCTCCGCTGCCTGGCTCCCGACTATGCTCCGGCCAGCGCCGGGCTGATGCGCTCGGTGCGCGTCTTGACGCCGAAGGGAAGCGTGGTGGACGCCCGGTTTCCGGCGGCGACGGCCGGCGGCAACGTCGAGACCTCCCAGCGAATCGTGGACGTCCTGCTCCGGGCCCTGGCCCAGGCCCTTCCCGAGCGGATCCCGGCCGCCAGCAGCGGCACCATGAACAACATCACCATCGGCGGCCTCCACCCCGGCACGGGCAAGCCCTTCTCCTACTACGAGACCATCGGGGGCGGCATGGGGGCCGGCCCGGCCGGCCACGGAACCAGCGGCGTGCACACCCACATGACCAACTCTCTGAACACGCCCATCGAAGCCTTGGAGTACGACTTTCCGCTTCGGGTTCGGGAGTACCGGTTGAGGTACGGGTCCGGCGCCAAGGGCAGGTATCGAGGGGGGGACGGAATCGTCCGGACCCTGGAGGCCTTGACCGACTGCACCACCACGATCCTTTCGGAGAGGCGGGTCAACCCTCCCTATGGTCTCAACGGGGGTGAGACGGGGAAAAAGGGCCGGAACTACCTGGTGGTCCGGGGCCGCCGCAAAAACCTCGCCGGCAAGGTGTCTCTCCAACTCTCGCCCGGACAAGCCGTCCGGATCGAGACTCCCGGAGGGGGAGGATGGGGGAGCAAGGAAGGAAGGAAACCGAAGACGGGAGAGGGGAAAGAGTGA